A part of Bubalus bubalis isolate 160015118507 breed Murrah chromosome 6, NDDB_SH_1, whole genome shotgun sequence genomic DNA contains:
- the GJB4 gene encoding gap junction beta-4 protein, with the protein MNWAFLRDVLSGVNKYSTALGRIWLSVVFIFRVLVYVVAAEEVWDDEQKDFICNTKQPGCPNVCYDQFFPVSHVRLWALQLILVTCPSLLVVMHVAYRQEQERKHRRKHGPHAPSLYDNPDKKRGGLWWTYLLSLLFKAAVDVSFLYIFHRLYKDYDMPRVVACSESPCPNTVDCYISRPTEKKIFTYFMVATAILCILLNLGEVSYLVGKRCLEILGPRPRGSRHQARLLEACPPYALSPGEHPQDGNSVLMKAEMTTVDAAGFP; encoded by the coding sequence ATGAATTGGGCATTCCTGAGGGATGTGCTGAGCGGGGTCAACAAGTACTCCACGGCGCTGGGCCGCATCTGGCTGTCCGTGGTCTTCATCTTCCGCGTGCTGGTCTACGTGGTGGCGGCCGAGGAGGTGTGGGATGACGAGCAGAAGGACTTCATCTGCAACACCAAGCAGCCGGGCTGCCCCAAtgtctgctatgaccagttctTCCCCGTGTCCCACGTGCGCCTCTGGGCCCTGCAGCTTATCCTGGTCACGTGCCCCTCACTCCTCGTGGTCATGCACGTGGCCTACCGCCAGGAGCAGGAGCGGAAGCACCGCCGGAAGCACGGGCCCCATGCCCCGTCCCTGTACGACAATCCGGACAAGAAGCGGGGTGGGCTCTGGTGGACCTACCTGCTGAGCCTCCTCTTCAAGGCGGCCGTCGACGTGAGCTTCCTCTACATCTTCCATCGCCTCTACAAGGACTATGACATGCCGCGGGTGGTGGCCTGCTCCGAGTCGCCCTGCCCCAACACCGTGGACTGCTACATCTCCCGGCCCACCGAGAAGAAGATCTTCACCTACTTCATGGTGGCCACGGCCATCCTCTGCATCCTCCTCAACCTCGGTGAGGTCTCCTACCTGGTGGGCAAGAGGTGCCTGGAGATCCTTGGCCCCAGACCCCGGGGGTCTCGGCACCAGGCTCGCCTGCTGGAGGCGTGTCCACCATATGCCCTCTCCCCGGGGGAGCACCCCCAAGATGGGAACTCTGTCCTAATGAAGGCTGAAATGACCACAGTTGATGCAGCTGGGTTTCCATAA
- the GJB5 gene encoding gap junction beta-5 protein: MNWGIFEGLLSGANKYSTAFGRIWLSLVFIFRVLVYLVTAERVWSDDHKDFDCDTRQPGCSNVCFDEFFPVSHVRLWALQLILVTCPSLLVVMHVAYRQAREKKHQEAIGKDGGRLYLDPGKKRGGLWWTYVCSLVFKAGVDATFLYVFHSIYPRYTLPRVVKCHAAPCPNVVDCFISKPEEKNIFTLFMVITALICIILNLVELAYLVSKRCRECLAARKARSENMDHRLDWVTSSSKQGDLLSGDLIFLGSDVPPPLLPDHPQDHVKKTML, from the coding sequence ATGAACTGGGGGATCTTCGAGGGGCTCCTGAGCGGGGCCAACAAGTACTCCACGGCCTTCGGGCGTATCTGGCTGTCCCTGGTCTTCATCTTCCGTGTGCTGGTGTACCTGGTGACAGCCGAGCGAGTGTGGAGCGACGACCACAAGGACTTCGACTGCGACACTCGCCAGCCGGGCTGCTCCAACGTGTGCTTCGACGAGTTCTTCCCTGTGTCCCACGTGCGCCTCTGGGCCCTGCAGCTCATCCTGGTCACGTGCCCCTCACTGCTCGTGGTCATGCACGTGGCCTACCGCCAGGCCCGGGAGAAGAAGCACCAAGAGGCCATTGGGAAGGACGGAGGGCGCCTCTACCTGGACCCCGGCAAGAAGCGGGGAGGGCTCTGGTGGACATACGTCTGCAGCCTGGTGTTCAAGGCCGGCGTGGATGCCACCTTCCTCTATGTGTTCCACTCCATCTACCCCAGATACACCCTCCCCCGTGTGGTCAAGTGCCACGCGGCCCCGTGTCCCAACGTGGTGGACTGCTTCATCTCCAAGCCCGAGGAAAAGAACATCTTCACTCTCTTCATGGTGATCACGGCCCTCATCTGCATCATCCTCAATCTGGTGGAGCTGGCCTACCTGGTGAGCAAGAGATGCCGGGAGTGCCTGGCAGCCAGGAAAGCCCGGTCTGAGAACATGGACCACCGCCTGGACTGGGTCACCTCTTCTTCCAAACAGGGCGATCTCCTCTCAGGCGACCTCATCTTTCTGGGCTCAGATGTTCCCCCTCCACTCTTACCAGACCACCCTCAAGACCACGTGAAGAAAACCATGCTGTGA